A region from the Drosophila mauritiana strain mau12 chromosome 2L, ASM438214v1, whole genome shotgun sequence genome encodes:
- the LOC117150843 gene encoding accessory gland protein Acp29AB, whose protein sequence is MFQHANFILHVFMACGLYGVRAKDVCPQMSTDKEVCLVELAPVLKYISHNHKSHWNSANEVQVNETRKQLAKIEGQEKEANDKLKGIHDNVDSEFNALSAKIKNVKNIQRHLASLELQLQETKKALNLSVEAKKVMPKTEIPSQFQKIGWRHFFIEKKHKVDWFEATSMCQKMGGHLVTIQNEDELDAIRTELKDTNEGSHDFWLDINDIAKWGEFVSLATGMNPPFFKWHKLRPQVQIHQRCVHLRGGEMMDGKCSEQFLFICQLSVN, encoded by the coding sequence ATGTTCCAGCACGCAAACTTTATTCTGCACGTCTTCATGGCCTGCGGGCTCTATGGAGTCCGTGCAAAGGATGTGTGTCCTCAAATGTCAACGGATAAGGAGGTGTGCCTTGTCGAACTAGCGCCAGTGCTCAAGTATATTTCCCACAACCATAAGAGCCACTGGAACTCTGCTAACGAAGTCCAAGTAAATGAAACCCGGAAACAACTGGCTAAGATTGAAGGTCAGGAGAAGGAAGCAAACGACAAATTAAAAGGAATTCACGACAATGTGGATAGCGAATTTAATGCTCTAAGTGCGAAGATTAAGAATGTGAAGAATATCCAACGTCACTTAGCAAGTCTGGAGTTACAATTGCAAGAAACGAAAAAAGCCTTAAATCTATCTGTGGAAGCCAAAAAAGTGATGCCAAAAACCGAAATCCCATCCCAATTTCAGAAGATTGGCTGGAGGCATTTTTTCATAGAGAAGAAACACAAAGTGGATTGGTTTGAGGCGACAAGTATGTGCCAAAAAATGGGTGGTCACCTGGTGACAATCCAGAACGAAGACGAACTGGATGCTATCCGTACGGAACTTAAGGACACCAATGAGGGGAGTCACGACTTCTGGCTGGACATCAACGATATTGCCAAATGGGGCGAATTCGTTTCTTTAGCCACAGGAATGAATCCACCCTTCTTCAAATGGCATAAACTTAGGCCTCAGGTGCAAATTCATCAGCGCTGTGTTCACTTACGTGGAGGAGAAATGATGGATGGAAAGTGCAGCGAACAGtttctttttatttgccaGCTTTCAGTAAATTAA